The Nitrospiraceae bacterium genomic sequence GGACGCAGATCCTCCGTGGCCGACGCCCTCGAAGGCATGCGGTCGCAGTTCGCCGCCGCGAAACCCGGATGGGATGGGCATCGGCGGACGGCCCTCTGCACCGCTGTTGCGCGCGTTGCCACGATTTCCGAAACTCTCGCGGCTTCCGGGAAAGGCCGGGGAGGGATAGTGTCCGCGGAAATCCTGTCGGACTGGAGGTGATGCAGTCGCGCGCCCATACTGCTGACTCAACGCGGCTTCCCGGTAGGGCACGCCTCGGCGGTGGACAGGGTCGTGTGTCCAGGCTCTGATGGCGGTATTGCGATAATAGAAGTTGTTGACGGTCACCACATTGACCTGTCGATGCGCCCAGTCGAAAGCTCCGAAGAAGAAACCGGCTCCCACCGTGACGCCCGGTCCCCACACATACCCGATACCCAGCCGGGGACCCACGAAGTAGCCGGGCCAGGGTCGCCAGAACACCGGTGGATAAGCTGGCCACCACCAGGGGCCATAGATGACCGTGGGATCATAGTAAGGGACATAGACCACCTGCGGGTCCGGCGAGATAATCGAAATGTTCTGCCCCTCCTGGTCGATACGAACCTGGTCGGTCGATTGGAGGGTGCCGTTGGCTGACGCGCGCTGACGCAGGTTCTGAACGGTGTCCATGACTTCTTGCTGCTGCGACAGGAATGCATCGCCGAGCCGTTCCGTCCAGTCCAGTTTCTCATCCATCATCGCCAGAACGTTTGGGAATGCCACGAGTGACTTCACGCTGGGCTCCCAATTGTATTGGTCGGTCGCTTTCACCGCTTGGTCGCCCTGAAGCGTCGGGTGCGCTTTGCCCCACCGAGCTGCCTCGACAATTTCCAGAGGATAGGTCGAGGCCATCAAAATCTGTGAGAGCAGCGAGTCGGGATACAAGGCAATCGGCGCCAGCATCTGATCGAGTTCTTGCTGCGTGAACTGCACTTTGTCTTTGGTCCCTCGCTCCGGCGTGGTGAATTCCATTGATGTGCGTTGCTTCGCCATCGGGGGCGCCGCATCGGGGTTATAGATGCTGTCATACTCACTGCAATCGTCGGACTCCTTCGGTGTGGTGGTCCAGAAATCTCCATGGGGACTGTGGCAACGCCAGACGTAGGCTGAGACGGGGCTTGCCCACAGGAACAGCAGATGAAGGGAAAGCACGACGGCAACTAGGTGAGACATGCTGTCTCCTGCTTTTCATTTGTGCAGCATGCTGTATCCATGTCTTTACTACTATACGACATGAAGTGCTTTCGTCATAGTTTTGCGTGAGAGTTGTGCCTCGCTCAACATAACTGTTCGATATCTTCATCGACTCGCAGAGCATCGACACCACCACGCCGGCCGGCAAAGCGCTCTTCGGGTTGATGGGGGTCTTTGCGGAGTTCGAACGGTCGATGATTCAGAAGCGGGTCAAAGCCGGCATCACACGTGTGTGAGCGAGGGGCAAGCGGCGAGGACGGCGGAAGATCGAGGAGACCGATCCCACAGTCTTTAGCCCGGTGCTTGAACGCCGACGGCAAGGTCTCGGAATGGTTGCGATCGGCAAGCGCATCGGACTGAGTTCGAGAACCGTATGGCGGGTTTTGCGCGGGGTCACCATAGCATCGAACGTCGTCTGACACAGTCCTAACGCGGCCCTCCAGGCACCGACCAGGTTAGGCTAGAATGAGAACATGTCTTGGGCTA encodes the following:
- a CDS encoding DUF3300 domain-containing protein, with product MSHLVAVVLSLHLLFLWASPVSAYVWRCHSPHGDFWTTTPKESDDCSEYDSIYNPDAAPPMAKQRTSMEFTTPERGTKDKVQFTQQELDQMLAPIALYPDSLLSQILMASTYPLEIVEAARWGKAHPTLQGDQAVKATDQYNWEPSVKSLVAFPNVLAMMDEKLDWTERLGDAFLSQQQEVMDTVQNLRQRASANGTLQSTDQVRIDQEGQNISIISPDPQVVYVPYYDPTVIYGPWWWPAYPPVFWRPWPGYFVGPRLGIGYVWGPGVTVGAGFFFGAFDWAHRQVNVVTVNNFYYRNTAIRAWTHDPVHRRGVPYREAALSQQYGRATASPPVRQDFRGHYPSPAFPGSRESFGNRGNARNSGAEGRPPMPIPSGFRGGELRPHAFEGVGHGGSASNFGARGNASFHRGGGGGGGGFHHGGGGHHGR